A genomic region of Planococcus kocurii contains the following coding sequences:
- a CDS encoding putative bifunctional diguanylate cyclase/phosphodiesterase translates to MLSIVFIFLLISLFVYLRNRQDFNLKASSAESEKKFESIFESTTDAIIVADQIGTILQWNSGAESIFGYSKEEALGSNLEIIIPGSFVAAHQKGLQRYIDTAVPRVIGQRLELIGERKDGSEFPIEMSLSTWKTDKVVFFGSIIRDITKRRDAEEKIHSLVYKDSLTGLPNRRLFNDHLVSILNVDNKQNFALLYIDLDHFKMVNDTYGHSAGDQLLMEVATRFHTIAHEHDTISRLGGDEFIMLLQNTDKAEAANHARMILELFKKPFRFQPEELFVTPSIGISVYPADGTDLDTLVKNADIALYQAKARGKNNFQFFTEDINQSVLRKSKLAIDLRKGLEHEEFFIHYQPQIDLKTERLVGLEALVRWNHPEWGTISPAEFIPIAEDTGSIVQLGEYVLRQACLQNKAWQRAGLPKFRVAVNISSHQFSQSNLTETVHAALIDSGLEPRYLELELTESIIQSSSTAIATMNELKTMGIYLSIDDFGTGYSSLRYLKLFPIDTLKIDQYFIRNIITDLKDAALVATIIRMANDLQLNVIAEGVETAEQFQFLKQKQCNQAQGYYFNRPLPPTEIERLYRPAQSSSHS, encoded by the coding sequence ATGCTATCAATTGTTTTTATTTTTTTGCTGATTTCACTGTTTGTCTATTTACGGAATCGTCAGGATTTTAACCTGAAGGCTAGCTCCGCTGAATCAGAAAAGAAATTTGAATCCATTTTCGAATCGACGACAGATGCCATCATTGTAGCTGATCAAATAGGTACCATTCTGCAATGGAATTCAGGTGCTGAATCCATTTTCGGTTACAGCAAAGAAGAGGCTCTCGGTTCTAATCTTGAAATCATTATCCCCGGGTCCTTTGTAGCAGCACACCAAAAAGGCTTACAACGCTATATTGACACTGCTGTTCCGCGCGTGATTGGTCAGCGACTTGAATTGATTGGTGAGCGTAAAGATGGCAGTGAATTTCCGATTGAAATGTCTCTCAGCACATGGAAAACCGATAAAGTTGTCTTTTTCGGCAGCATCATTCGCGACATCACCAAACGACGAGATGCGGAAGAAAAAATTCACAGCCTTGTCTACAAAGATTCCTTAACCGGTTTACCCAATCGGCGACTGTTTAATGACCATTTGGTTTCGATACTTAACGTCGACAACAAACAAAACTTCGCTCTGCTGTATATCGATTTGGACCATTTCAAAATGGTGAATGACACGTACGGCCATTCTGCAGGAGATCAATTGTTAATGGAAGTGGCTACGCGTTTTCACACCATCGCACATGAACATGACACCATTTCGCGGTTAGGCGGAGACGAGTTCATTATGTTATTGCAAAATACAGATAAGGCCGAAGCGGCAAATCATGCGCGCATGATTTTAGAGCTCTTTAAAAAACCTTTTCGTTTCCAGCCGGAAGAATTATTTGTCACGCCTTCTATCGGCATCAGTGTGTACCCAGCTGATGGAACCGATTTGGATACTTTAGTAAAAAATGCAGATATCGCGCTGTATCAAGCAAAAGCACGAGGCAAAAACAATTTCCAGTTTTTCACAGAAGACATTAATCAATCGGTTTTAAGAAAGTCTAAATTGGCCATTGATTTGAGAAAAGGCTTGGAGCATGAGGAATTCTTTATTCATTACCAGCCACAAATTGATTTGAAAACCGAACGACTAGTTGGCTTGGAAGCTTTAGTTCGCTGGAATCACCCGGAATGGGGCACAATTTCACCTGCTGAGTTTATTCCGATTGCTGAAGATACCGGAAGCATCGTTCAACTTGGTGAATACGTCTTGCGTCAAGCTTGTCTACAAAACAAAGCTTGGCAACGAGCAGGATTGCCGAAATTTCGTGTAGCCGTCAACATTTCTTCTCACCAGTTTTCGCAATCCAATTTGACGGAAACGGTCCATGCAGCATTAATAGATTCGGGACTTGAACCTCGTTATTTGGAACTCGAACTGACAGAAAGCATTATTCAAAGCTCTTCTACAGCTATTGCGACGATGAACGAACTAAAAACCATGGGCATTTATTTGTCGATTGATGACTTTGGCACCGGTTATTCGTCGCTTCGTTATTTGAAACTATTCCCGATTGATACGCTGAAAATCGATCAATATTTTATTCGGAATATTATTACCGATCTAAAAGACGCCGCACTTGTCGCGACTATCATCCGGATGGCTAATGACCTTCAGTTAAACGTCATTGCTGAAGGTGTTGAAACAGCTGAACAATTTCAATTTTTGAAACAAAAACAGTGCAACCAAGCGCAAGGGTACTACTTTAATCGCCCGCTGCCTCCTACAGAAATTGAACGACTTTACCGACCTGCACAATCGTCTTCTCACAGTTGA
- a CDS encoding STAS domain-containing protein, producing the protein MSSFKEFSKYISENAELLSAEVVDSVMQEASLDIPDWERERATAMYIELLGFFGYSLLEGQQVEVPEALIEWSKKNAEIQVSSGGQISAIVIRYPVTREVFSEIFTRLSLQFDLSVVESMKAIKAINAMLDVSLNETFYAFERLTERHQAETRVELISLSAPIVPVLEDVVVLPLIGVMDSYRIAHIMNNVIPRIAEMDTNHVIADFSGVLTIDDHIAQSLQQIGGTLRLMGIHVIIAGLRPDLVQAIVHSGIDMLDAETYATVKQALESVK; encoded by the coding sequence ATGTCTTCTTTTAAAGAATTTTCCAAATACATAAGTGAAAACGCTGAACTATTGTCAGCAGAAGTAGTCGATTCAGTGATGCAAGAAGCGAGCTTGGATATTCCGGATTGGGAAAGAGAACGAGCAACTGCAATGTACATTGAATTGCTTGGGTTTTTTGGTTACTCTCTTCTTGAAGGTCAACAAGTTGAAGTGCCAGAAGCTTTAATCGAATGGAGCAAAAAAAATGCTGAAATTCAAGTTTCTTCAGGAGGGCAAATTTCAGCAATTGTTATTCGTTATCCGGTAACGCGTGAAGTGTTTTCAGAGATTTTTACACGTCTCAGTTTGCAATTCGACTTGTCTGTTGTCGAGAGCATGAAAGCGATCAAAGCGATCAATGCTATGTTAGATGTTAGTTTAAATGAGACCTTTTATGCATTTGAACGACTTACTGAAAGGCATCAGGCAGAAACGCGCGTTGAGCTAATCAGTTTATCAGCACCGATTGTACCGGTTTTAGAAGACGTCGTCGTGTTGCCGCTAATTGGGGTAATGGATAGTTACCGAATCGCGCATATTATGAACAACGTCATTCCAAGAATTGCAGAAATGGACACCAATCACGTCATTGCAGATTTTTCAGGTGTCTTGACAATCGATGACCACATTGCGCAGTCTCTCCAACAAATTGGAGGAACGCTCCGGTTGATGGGAATTCATGTGATTATTGCGGGATTGCGGCCTGACTTGGTTCAAGCCATCGTCCACAGCGGCATTGATATGCTTGATGCGGAGACCTATGCGACTGTAAAGCAAGCGTTAGAAAGCGTGAAATAA
- the glmS gene encoding glutamine--fructose-6-phosphate transaminase (isomerizing) yields MCGIVGYIGENDSKEILLKGLERLEYRGYDSAGIAVRNGSGVKVFKEKGRIADLRGVVDEEVMGSTGIGHTRWATHGKPTRANAHPHQNTSDRFTLVHNGVIENYHHIQRDYLAGVEMESDTDTEIIVQLIGKFVEEGQSTQDAFSKALTLLKGSYAIALLDAEEEQTIFVAKNKSPLLVGLGEDFNVIASDAMAMLQLTDQFVELMDKEIVIVRKDSVDILTLDGQSVSRMPFTAEIDMSDIEKGTYPHYMLKEIDEQPAVVRKIVQAYQNEHDKLTIQPEILEAMQAADRIHIIAAGTSYHAGLIGKEYIEKLAGIPVEVHVSSEFGYNMPLLSEKPLFIFISQSGETADSRQVLVKIKEMGHASLTITNVAGSTLSRESDHTLLLFAGPEIAVASTKAYTAQLAVLSILAAVTAEARGIDIGFDLVQELGIVANAIQAQVDSKEEMEQIATEFLSTTRNCFFIGRVMDYFVGLEGSLKLKEISYIQAEGFAGGELKHGTIALIEEGTPVIALATQEAVNLNIRGNVKEVAARGAHTCIISMEGLQEEGDSLVLPKVNELLSPLVSVIPMQLISYYAALHRDCDVDKPRNLAKSVTVE; encoded by the coding sequence ATGTGTGGAATAGTAGGATATATTGGTGAGAATGATTCAAAGGAAATTTTGTTGAAAGGCTTAGAGCGTTTAGAATACCGCGGTTATGATTCAGCTGGAATTGCGGTTCGTAACGGCAGTGGCGTCAAAGTGTTTAAAGAAAAAGGACGTATTGCTGATTTACGTGGCGTTGTAGACGAAGAGGTTATGGGTTCTACAGGAATCGGCCATACACGCTGGGCGACACACGGCAAGCCAACACGTGCCAACGCGCACCCGCACCAAAATACATCGGACCGTTTTACACTTGTGCATAACGGTGTGATTGAAAACTATCATCATATTCAGCGCGATTATTTGGCTGGTGTGGAAATGGAGTCGGATACGGATACCGAGATCATTGTTCAATTGATTGGGAAATTCGTTGAAGAAGGCCAGTCTACACAAGATGCTTTCAGTAAAGCACTAACTTTACTGAAAGGTTCGTATGCCATTGCGTTATTAGACGCAGAAGAAGAACAAACAATTTTTGTAGCGAAAAACAAGAGCCCGCTACTTGTCGGTCTGGGTGAAGATTTTAACGTTATCGCATCAGACGCTATGGCGATGCTGCAATTAACAGATCAGTTTGTGGAATTAATGGACAAAGAAATCGTCATCGTTCGTAAGGACAGCGTCGATATTTTAACGTTGGATGGCCAATCGGTAAGCCGTATGCCATTTACTGCTGAAATCGATATGAGCGATATTGAAAAAGGCACATACCCACATTATATGTTGAAAGAAATTGACGAGCAGCCAGCGGTTGTCCGCAAGATCGTTCAAGCATACCAAAACGAACACGATAAATTGACCATCCAACCAGAAATTCTAGAAGCGATGCAAGCAGCTGACCGCATCCACATTATCGCGGCGGGTACGAGCTACCACGCAGGATTGATTGGCAAAGAGTATATTGAAAAATTAGCGGGTATCCCAGTTGAAGTGCATGTTTCAAGCGAATTTGGCTACAATATGCCATTGCTATCGGAAAAACCATTGTTCATCTTTATTTCGCAATCAGGTGAAACAGCGGATAGCCGTCAAGTATTGGTGAAGATCAAAGAAATGGGTCACGCATCGTTAACCATTACAAACGTTGCAGGATCTACGTTGTCACGTGAGTCTGACCATACCTTATTGTTGTTTGCAGGTCCTGAAATTGCGGTTGCGTCAACAAAAGCGTATACAGCACAACTCGCGGTCTTGTCGATTTTAGCTGCTGTAACGGCAGAAGCACGCGGCATTGATATCGGTTTTGATTTGGTTCAAGAGCTAGGAATTGTTGCAAATGCGATTCAAGCACAAGTCGATTCAAAAGAAGAAATGGAACAAATTGCGACGGAATTCTTGTCGACAACTCGCAATTGTTTCTTTATCGGCCGTGTCATGGATTATTTCGTGGGACTTGAAGGTTCATTGAAATTAAAAGAAATTTCGTATATCCAAGCAGAAGGTTTTGCTGGTGGCGAATTGAAGCACGGAACAATTGCCTTGATCGAAGAAGGCACACCGGTTATCGCACTTGCCACGCAAGAAGCGGTGAACTTGAACATCCGTGGAAACGTTAAAGAAGTAGCGGCACGCGGGGCACACACGTGCATCATTTCGATGGAAGGCTTACAAGAAGAAGGTGATAGCCTGGTCTTGCCGAAAGTAAACGAATTGCTGTCACCGCTAGTATCGGTTATCCCAATGCAGCTGATCAGCTATTACGCAGCGCTTCACCGCGACTGTGACGTTGATAAGCCGCGTAACTTGGCGAAGTCGGTAACGGTTGAGTAA
- the glmM gene encoding phosphoglucosamine mutase codes for MGKYFGTDGVRGVANSELTPELAFKLGRIGGYILTKSAKDKPKVLIGRDTRISGEMLEGALAAGLLSVGAEVMRLGVISTPGVSYLTRVMSAEAGVMISASHNPVEDNGIKFFGSDGFKLSDAQEAEIEALLDSAEDLLPRPTGGDLGSITDYFEGGQKYLQYLKQTVDEEFEGILVALDCAHGATSTLATHVFADLDADITSMGASPNGLNINAGVGSTHPEKLAELVLAKGADIGLAFDGDGDRLIAVDEKGQIVDGDQIMYICAKHLHSEGRLKKDTVVSTVMSNMGFYKALESHGMKSNKTAVGDRYVVEEMKKNDYNLGGEQSGHIIFLDYNTTGDGLLTGLQLVNIMKITGKKLSELASDMTIFPQKLVNIRVTDKHAVTDNAKVADVISEVEKEMNGNGRVLVRPSGTEPLVRIMVEAASSEDCESYVERIAEVVRCEMGLN; via the coding sequence ATGGGAAAATATTTTGGAACAGATGGAGTACGTGGAGTTGCAAACAGTGAGTTAACACCTGAATTGGCGTTTAAATTAGGTCGCATTGGCGGATACATTTTGACAAAAAGTGCGAAAGACAAGCCGAAAGTGCTAATCGGTCGTGATACACGAATTTCAGGCGAAATGCTAGAAGGTGCTTTAGCAGCAGGACTACTTTCTGTAGGTGCAGAAGTGATGCGTCTTGGCGTTATTAGTACACCTGGTGTCTCTTATTTAACACGCGTCATGAGTGCAGAAGCGGGCGTTATGATTTCTGCTTCACACAATCCAGTAGAAGACAACGGCATCAAATTCTTTGGTTCAGACGGTTTTAAACTGTCGGATGCACAAGAAGCGGAAATTGAAGCATTATTGGATAGCGCTGAAGATCTATTGCCACGTCCAACGGGTGGCGATCTTGGTAGCATTACCGATTATTTCGAAGGCGGACAGAAATACCTTCAATACTTAAAACAAACGGTTGATGAAGAATTCGAAGGCATCCTGGTAGCACTTGACTGTGCACACGGTGCCACATCTACACTGGCAACGCATGTCTTTGCTGACTTAGATGCTGACATTACGTCAATGGGTGCGTCACCAAATGGCTTGAACATTAACGCAGGTGTAGGTTCTACACATCCTGAGAAATTAGCAGAACTGGTACTTGCTAAAGGCGCAGACATTGGTTTGGCATTTGACGGAGACGGCGATCGTTTAATCGCAGTCGATGAAAAAGGGCAAATTGTAGATGGCGATCAAATTATGTATATTTGTGCGAAGCACTTGCATTCAGAAGGCCGTTTGAAAAAAGATACGGTCGTATCGACTGTTATGAGCAACATGGGCTTTTACAAAGCATTAGAAAGCCACGGCATGAAGAGCAACAAAACCGCTGTTGGTGACCGTTATGTAGTCGAAGAAATGAAGAAAAATGATTACAACTTGGGCGGCGAACAATCGGGTCATATTATTTTCCTTGATTACAATACGACAGGCGATGGCTTATTAACAGGTCTTCAACTAGTAAATATTATGAAAATTACCGGCAAGAAATTGTCTGAACTGGCGTCTGATATGACGATTTTCCCTCAAAAACTTGTGAATATTCGTGTAACGGATAAACACGCAGTAACAGACAACGCGAAAGTTGCAGACGTCATTTCTGAAGTTGAAAAAGAAATGAATGGCAACGGCCGTGTGCTTGTCCGTCCATCGGGCACAGAGCCACTTGTCCGCATTATGGTAGAAGCCGCTTCATCAGAGGACTGTGAAAGCTACGTAGAACGTATCGCAGAAGTGGTACGTTGCGAAATGGGCTTAAACTAA